The following DNA comes from Mesorhizobium sp. B2-1-8.
GGCCGTCGACGGTCCGCTGGTGTCGATCCGCAAGTTCTCCAAGAACAAACTTGGCCTGCACAGGCTGGTCGAATTCGGCGCCATCACACAGAACATGGCCGAAGTGCTGGCGGCGGCCGTGCATGCCCGCAAGACGACGATCATTTCGGGCGGCACCGGCACCGGCAAGACGACGATGCTCAACGCGCTGTCGGCCTTCATTCCGGAAGACGAGCGGCTGATCACCATCGAGGACGCGGCGGAGCTTCAATTGCAGCAGCCGCATGTCGCGCGCATGGAGACGCGTCCCGCCAACATCGAAGGCCATGGCGAGCTCAAACAGCGCGATCTGGTCAAGAACGCGCTGCGCATGCGCCCCGACCGGGTCATCCTCGGCGAGTGCCGCGGCGAGGAAGCCTTCGACATGCTGCAGGCGATGAACACCGGCCACGAAGGCTCGATGGCGACCATCCACGCCAACACGCCGCGCGACTGTATTTCGCGCCTCGAGCAGATGCTGGGCATGACCGGCATGCCGATGACGGTGCAGTCGATCCGCAGCCAGATCGCCAGCGCCATCGACATCATCGTCCAGCTGACCCGGCTTTCCGACGGCAAGCGCAAGGTGACCAGCGTCGCCGAGGTGACCGGCATGGAAGGCGACGTCATTCAGATGCAGGAGATATTCCGTTTCGTGCGCACCGGCATGGAGGCGGATGGCAAGATCCTTGGCTACTACGAGGCGACCGGCATACGGCCGCGTTTCCTGGAAGATCTGCGCGCGATGGGCATCGAGTTTCCCGGACGTTATTTCGAACCCGGCCGGCCGCAGGAGTAGCCGGCGTGTTCGACGGGTTCAGCGCGATCTATGTCGTCTATGCCGGGGCCGCTCTGACCGGCATCATGGTCGCCGAGGCGGTCTACCTGCTCTATGCCGGCCGCAGCGACAAGCGCACCGCCATCAACCGGCGTATGAAGCTGCAGGAAAACAAGATCAGCCAGGAACAGGTGCTGATCCAACTGCGCAAGGAGCGCGGCCTCGACGCGGGAACGTCGCTGTTTTCACCTGACCGGTTCCGTGCCTTGCGCACGCAGTCGGGCATGGTCATGCCGCTCTCGAAATTCCTGATGATCACCTGCGGCGTGGCGATGGCCGTGGCCCTGTTCGCCATCTCGCGCGGCTTGCCGCTGTTGATGGGGCTCATCCTGTTCGTCATGCTGGTGCCGCTGCTGCCGGTCATGGCGATGCGCTCCATGCGCAAGCGCAGGCTGAAGCGTTTCGGCATGCAGTTGCCGGAGGCGCTAGAACTGATCACGCGGGGCCTCAAGGCCGGTCATCCGGTCC
Coding sequences within:
- a CDS encoding type II secretion system F family protein, giving the protein MFDGFSAIYVVYAGAALTGIMVAEAVYLLYAGRSDKRTAINRRMKLQENKISQEQVLIQLRKERGLDAGTSLFSPDRFRALRTQSGMVMPLSKFLMITCGVAMAVALFAISRGLPLLMGLILFVMLVPLLPVMAMRSMRKRRLKRFGMQLPEALELITRGLKAGHPVPVAIAMVSREMPDPIGTEFGVIADEVTYGSDLVSALNSLFDRVGHEDLPLFVTAVSIQTSSGGNLREILDGLSTTIRERGKLRRKVRAISTEGRLSAYILTAVPALLFTAIMAMMPGYYSDVWGVPKTWYMIGGSVTWLMLGNLIMFKMSNFRF
- a CDS encoding CpaF family protein; its protein translation is MTSRFSTLQNRDARPQRPPESTPVAHHAVVIPSSRKALPAKPEAAPVKNANKVLDARVRIHRMLLEEINLVALERLPKDEMRRQVHDFVSEKTRQERMAINTAELDALVDDIVDEMVGLGPLEPLLKDPDINDILINGHQNCFVEKKGKLQQVHIPFKDEAHLLRIVNKIVAAVGRRVDESQPMVDARMLDGSRFNAAIRPVAVDGPLVSIRKFSKNKLGLHRLVEFGAITQNMAEVLAAAVHARKTTIISGGTGTGKTTMLNALSAFIPEDERLITIEDAAELQLQQPHVARMETRPANIEGHGELKQRDLVKNALRMRPDRVILGECRGEEAFDMLQAMNTGHEGSMATIHANTPRDCISRLEQMLGMTGMPMTVQSIRSQIASAIDIIVQLTRLSDGKRKVTSVAEVTGMEGDVIQMQEIFRFVRTGMEADGKILGYYEATGIRPRFLEDLRAMGIEFPGRYFEPGRPQE